The proteins below come from a single Papaver somniferum cultivar HN1 chromosome 11, ASM357369v1, whole genome shotgun sequence genomic window:
- the LOC113322905 gene encoding calmodulin-interacting protein 111-like translates to MPSKPRKNSKTPQISKQLSYSADPVSSSARKTDNEFSNDDEEEEFYASLLEIASTKFPSLISKSALVGQIHSSKPYSGSNAATIWLSESPFFSSSITPGSIVSVSLASSRKKLFSDSPLESLSNQRGDDRVGNFFALARAYPSSEIVKNCARLSWSLSCTLGLPAPGKTLFIHPIQTCYTEGTVNGTDKLLDSNVTASLLPLCNCKYFNLELVTSHERPKENDTGLSVTNSRAEAHQDRLEIGESSPKTPAMYQPKHKPPGVTLERYQDSEASSVPYDISEAAIDRKKLLEESFGDKCTREIYQTCAKLWLHDRLLLHGNLVAIPMCKETYFFSVMGTKRLLTDGVRQKLVNGGIYELSCDEAQSPELDHGRFAFFLDAETEVHLCTSLSLSKQNPYGKHMPLVEVASKDITEKEAISDSKLGGLSKEFGMLKEIIVSSSVNATLSSMGLRPTKGVLLHGPPGTGKTSLAKSCVRDAGVNLFSINGPEIISQFHGESEQALHEIFDSATRAAPAVVFIDELDAIAPARKDGGEELSQRMVATLLNLMDGASRTEGVLVIAASNRPDTIDPALRRPGRLDREIEIGVPSPKQRLDILLCLLNGMDHSLTSTQVENLASATHGFVGSDLSALCNEAALVCLRHFVASRKTMDSARQMSGKVHSKVPCQDDDSCTDVITVALGDINDTMHITSSSDQEDSASSMPSVPPVSTENVRPFGSCTPNDHDYTFLQNSIQLSCDKVTSTSEEGTLPKVTFDDFEKAKMRVRPSAMREVTLEVPKVRWDDVGGHIEAKKQLIEAVEWPQKHRDAFKRIGSRPPTGVLMFGPPGCSKTLLARAVASEAGLNFLAVKGPELFSKWVGESEKAVRSVFAKARANAPSIIFFDEIDGLAIVRGQENDGGASVGDRVMSQLLVELDGLHQRVDVTVIAATNRPDKIDSALLRPGRFDRLLYVGPPNETDRQDIFHIHIQKMPCGLDVSIRELSILTDGCTGADISLICREAALAAIEESPEISEISMAHFETALERVQPSDVQSSQDLSRKFQRLVSSSPTRDDVEPRASWNSSNQVTIWSQVKSHLPATLFGLLAAVALSKAH, encoded by the exons ATGCCTTCTAAACCCAGAAAGAATTCAAAAACACCGCAAATATCAAAGCAGCTCTCATATTCAGCAGACCCTGTATCATCATCGGCAAGAAAAACAGACAACGAATTCAGTaatgatgacgaagaagaagagtttTATGCTTCTCTACTTGAAATTGCATCCACTAAGTTTCCATCTCTGATATCAAAATCTGCTTTAGTTGGTCAAATCCATAGTTCCAAGCCTTATTCAGGATCTAATGCTGCTACTATTTGGCTTTCGGAATCACCTTTTTTCTCTTCCTCAATAACTCCAGGCTCCATTGTTTCG GTCTCACTTGCTTCTTCTAGAAAAAAACTCTTCAGTGACTCTCCTCTTGAGTCATTATCAAATCAACGTGGGGATGACAGAGTAGGGAATTTTTTTGCGCTGGCAAGGGCATATCCTTCTTCTGAG ATAGTGAAGAACTGCGCGCGACTCTCATGGAGCCTTTCATGTACACTGGGCCTTCCTGCTCCCGGCAAGACACTTTTTATACATCCGATCCAGACCTGTTATACAGAAGGCACTGTAAATGGGACTGATAAGTTGCTTGACTCAAATGTGACTGCATCTCTTCTCCCCCTCTGCAATTGCAAGTATTTCAATTTAGAACTCGTCACATCACATGAAAGACCTAAAGAAAATGACACCGGCTTGTCTGTAACTAATTCTAGGGCAGAAGCACATCAAGATCGGTTGGAGATTGGGGAGTCATCTCCCAAGACGCCTGCAATGTACCAGCCGAAACATAAACCTCCTGGTGTTACTCTTGAACGATACCAAGATTCTGAGGCATCGTCTGTTCCATATGACATAAGTGAAGCTGCAATTGATCGGAAGAAATTATTAGAAGAATCCTTTGGGGATAAATGTACAAGGGAGATTTATCAGACTTGTGCAAAACTATGGCTACATGATCGCCTTTTACTCCATGGGAATCTTGTTGCCATTCCTATGTGCAAAGAAACCTATTTTTTCAGTGTGATGGGTACAAAGAGGTTATTGACGGATGGCGTTAGACAGAAATTGGTAAACGGAGGAATATATGAGTTGTCTTGTGATGAGGCTCAATCTCCTGAGCTGGACCATGGGAGATTTGCCTTTTTCTTGGATGCTGAAACAGAAGTACATCTGTGTACTTCATTGTCATTAAGTAAACAAAATCCTTATGGAAAGCATATGCCTCTGGTAGAGGTTGCATCAAAAGATATCACTGAGAAAGAGGCGATCAGTGATTCTAAATTAGGTGGTCTATCAAAAGAATTTGGAATGCTAAAAGAAATAATTGTTTCTTCATCAGTCAATGCCACTCTGTCAAG CATGGGTCTACGACCTACGAAAGGGGTACTTCTCCATGGTCCACCTGGTACGGGAAAGACATCTTTAGCTAAGTCATGTGTTCGGGATGCTGGTGTCAACCTGTTCTCCATAAATGGACCTGAGATTATCAGTCAGTTCCATGGAGAAAGTGAGCAAGCATTGCACGAAATCTTCGATTCAGCTACTCGAGCTGCACCTGCTGTG GTGTTCATTGATGAGTTGGACGCTATTGCTCCAGCACGAAAAGATGGAGGTGAAGAACTTTCTCAAAGGATGGTTGCCACATTGTTGAACTTGATGGATGGAGCTAGTAGAACTGAAGGTGTACTCGTTATTGCGGCCAGTAACCGGCCTGATACTATTGATCCTGCACTGAGACGCCCTGGAAGACTAGACCGAGAAATTGAAATAG GAGTGCCATCCCCAAAGCAGCGGTTGGATATACTACTCTGCCTTCTCAACGGGATGGACCATTCCCTCACGAGCACACAAGTAGAAAATCTTGCTTCTGCAACACATGGATTTGTAGGTTCAGATCTATCCGCGCTCTGCAATGAAGCTGCATTAGTTTGTCTCAGACATTTTGTTGCATCTAGGAAAACTATGGATTCTGCCAGACAGATGTCAGGAAAAGTGCATTCCAAGGTTCCATGTCAGGATGATGATAGTTGCACAGATGTTATAACCGTAGCATTGGGTGACATTAATGATACAATGCATATCACTTCTTCCTCAGATCAAGAGGATTCTGCATCTTCAATGCCCTCAGTTCCACCTGTATCGACTGAGAATGTACGCCCATTTGGTTCGTGTACACCAAATGATCATGACTATACTTTTCTTCAGAATTCAATTCAACTAAGCTGTGACAAGGTGACTTCAACATCAGAAGAAGGAACTTTGCCTAAAGTGACGTTTGATGATTTTGAAAAGGCTAAGATGAGAGTGAGACCCAGTGCCATGCGAGAG GTTACGCTTGAAGTTCCGAAGGTGAGGTGGGATGATGTTGGCGGACATATTGAAGCTAAGAAACAACTAATAGAGGCTGTAGAATGGCCGCAAAAGCATCGAGATGCTTTTAAGCGAATTGGCAGCCGGCCACCGACAGGTGTTTTGATGTTTGGTCCGCCAGGTTGCAGTAAAACTCTACTGGCACGTGCTGTAGCTTCAGAAGCAGGACTGAATTTTCTTGCAGTTAAGGGACCAGAACTGTTTAGCAAATGGGTCGGTGAATCTGAGAAGGCAGTAAGATCTGTCTTTGCCAAAGCTAGAGCTAATGCTCCGTCCATCATATTTTTTGACGAAATAGATGGCCTTGCCATTGTACGGGGACAGGAGAACGATGGGGGCGCTTCAGTTGGCGACAGAGTTATGAGTCAACTTCTTGTTGAGTTGGacg GTTTGCACCAAAGAGTTGATGTTACTGTTATTGCTGCTACCAATCGCCCAGACAAGATCGATTCTGCGCTTCTTAGACCAG GACGTTTTGATCGATTACTCTATGTGGGACCTCCAAATGAGACTGACCGGCAAGATATATTCCACATCCACATACAGAAGATGCCTTGTGGTTTGGATGTCAGCATACGAGAGCTGTCTATTCTCACCGATGGCTGTACTGGTGCAGATATATCGTTAATCTGTCGTGAAGCAGCTCTCGCAGCTATTGAA GAGAGCCCTGAAATTTCAGAAATATCAATGGCACATTTCGAAACTGCACTTGAACGAGTGCAGCCGTCAGACGTCCAGTCTTCCCAAGACTTATCTAGAAAATTTCAAAGGCTTGTTAGCAGCAGTCCTACGAGAGATGATGTGGAACCTCGGGCGAGTTGGAACTCATCCAACCAGGTTACGATATG GTCTCAAGTAAAATCACATCTGCCGGCTACTCTTTTCGGGCTTCTTGCAGCCGTTGCACTTTCGAAGGCTCATTAG